One window of Ailuropoda melanoleuca isolate Jingjing chromosome 3, ASM200744v2, whole genome shotgun sequence genomic DNA carries:
- the LOC109488433 gene encoding ATP synthase subunit f, mitochondrial — translation MGNGKSQMNIDTQDSKVVSVVPVKEKKLMDVKIGELPSWKLMWDFTPKGIAGTFQRGHYWCFIKYVNVKKGSVPGISMVLAASVLNTVSWTYKLLRECILKKFYSKKIINT, via the exons ATGGGAAATGGGAAAAGCCAGa tgaatatagACACCCAGGACTCCAAGGTGGTGTCAGTCGTACCAGTGAAGGAGAAGAAACTTATGGATGTCAAAATAGGAGAGCTGCCAAGCTGGAAACTGATGTGGGATTTCACTCCTAAAGGCATTGCTGGAACGTTTCAAAGGGGTCACTACTGGTGTTTTATTAAGTATGTTAATGTGAAGAAAGGAAGTGTCCCTGGGATTTCTATGGTGCTGGCAGCTTCTGTGCTT aatactgtatcatGGACTTATAAGTTGCTAAGAGAgtgtatcttaaaaaaattttactccaaaaaaatcataaatacatga
- the SCGB3A2 gene encoding secretoglobin family 3A member 2, whose product MKLVTVFLLVTISICSYSATAFLIDSLPGAINEALPLPVDNILPFMDPLKLLLKTLGISVEHLVEGLRKCVNELGPEASEAVKKLLEALSHLV is encoded by the exons ATGAAGCTGGTAACTGTGTTTCTGCTGGTGACCATCAGCATTTGCAGTTACTCTG CTACCGCCTTCCTCATCGACAGTTTGCCAGGTGCTATCAATGAAGCCTTACCTTTACCTGTGGACAATATTCTCCCCTTTATGGATCCATTAAAGCTTCTTCTGAAAACTCTGGGCATTTCTGTTGAGCACCTTGTGGAAGGGCTAAGAAAGTGTGTGAATGAGCTGGGACCAGAGGCCTCTGAGGCAGTGAAGAAACTGCTG GAGGCGCTGTCGCATTTGGTGTGA